A genome region from Hoplias malabaricus isolate fHopMal1 chromosome 8, fHopMal1.hap1, whole genome shotgun sequence includes the following:
- the si:dkey-117m1.4 gene encoding uncharacterized protein si:dkey-117m1.4, with protein MSESVRSLFDYREPPTLDSDGESGKPPPSRGRGCGRKRKGTPMKVCDRVFATEEDEESIMEHSYGPVDGREGTKNKHKSSSAEGPYYTPESSSQPTSGDMAEEGSSSGRAPVLFPPPPNCRIREVHCGNQVRLVVIAIRDITKGEEITVDYSLTEWGENAMGFHGTVPPAGFECHPDHENIKKEEESGQVPVSDYVTPSWSLSPSDSPVSHSEQSDSEHDSDEPRNLCSRKKRKPPASSPVINSNGKKKPPQRPPGRPPALPRSLPSSPPQPAAPCRPMFKCPGVVGAAVSTGAGRGVSVAVQKQRCAYCGRFYRSLQRHLQKHHAHQPDVRAAMERAHASAHLVHLPSPSPSPSSSSSSIHHRCHKDVPGHAVVVSTQQSPPPPSSPPARRSPALSSPSRKSPAPPPVTPPRRGGVPVSVLKRSPPTPVTPPRKVGRKVKKEKEEVEVAEKPKEETAPMVTFEQVVKEVQPKEEDEENDREDDSGAEDKSDLSSSRRPHMLPLLSSLSSLVLYLRRLQHSAFISLSRSPQSAEAWRLLCHSSLALLILYNRRRECEASKLTISEYQSRITPQHPVPVPPGAPPALTPLEASLSPFERLVLPHLPRVAVQGKRGRVQPLILPPHSEACLELLLQTRSGVGVDPQNPFVFARPYHSPATPLRGTDLLRSLAKSSGTRHPRALTQTRVRRQVAILTQLLLLSEGEEEILRGAATQRLESFLQKEYHVTQSCATIGQDPGLMGLIGRVVLCGERDGVLFRGMSLHHICLELDVLSGNSADSLSEESEGEQEKEKSESPTIMVKKMVTNNKPPRPKKMSPPFCPNRKRSPGQPKPGKRGVLKRPWSEAERAAVESHLVQNIMELRVPAKADCERCLEQCPLLVTNRRDWRAIKFYCHNRIQLLKKTQQRESPPALPVC; from the exons ATGTCGGAGTCCGTTCGCTCGCTGTTCGATTACCGTGAGCCGCCGACGCTGGACAGCGACGGAGAGAGCGGCAAACCGCCGCCGTCGAGAGG acgTGGTtgtggaagaaaaagaaaaggcacACCAATGAAGGTGTGTGACAGGGTCTTTGCCACTGAAGAAGATGAGGAGAGCATTATGGAGCACAGCTACGGACcag TTGATGGTCGGGAAGGAACAAAGAACAAACACAAATCCTCTTCTGCAGAGGGGCCGTATTACACACCAGAATCTTCTTCTCAAcccac ttctggTGATATGGCTGAGGAAGGCTCGAGCAGTGGCCGAGCGCCGGTGCTGTTCCCCCCTCCTCCGAACTGCCGCATCCGAGAGGTGCATTGTGGGAACCAAGTGCGTCTGGTTGTCATAGCGATCCGCGACATCACTAAGGGCGAGGAGATCActgtggactacagtctgacGGAGTGGGGGGAAAACGCCATG GGTTTTCACGGcacagtgccccctgctggcTTCGAGTGCCACCCCGATCACGAGAACATTAAGAAG GAGGAAGAGTCTGGGCAGGTCCCCGTGTCTGATTACGTGACTCCGTCCTGGTCCCTGTCTCCGTCGGATTCTCCTGTGTCTCACTCCGAGCAGAGTGACTCCGAACACGACTCGGATGAGCCGCGGAACCTTTGTAGTCGCAAAAAGCGCAAACCTCCAGCGTCTTCTCCTGTGATTAATTCTAATGGCAAAAAGAAACCCCCCCAGAGGCCTCCAGGTCGACCCCCAGCTTTGCCTCGTTCTCTCCCTTCTTCCCCTCCGCAGCCCGCCGCCCCCTGCAGGCCGATGTTTAAATGTCCTGGGGTTGTAGGCGCAGCTGTTAGCACAGGGGCAGGGAGAGGGGTCAGTGTCGCGGTACAGAAACAGCGCTGCGCTTACTGCGGACGATTTTACCGCTCGCTCCAGCGCCACCTACAGAAACACCATGCTCATCAACCTGACGTTCGTGCTGCTATGGAACGAGCTCATGCCTCTGCTCACCTTGTGCACCTGCCTTCGCCTTCCCCTTCCCCTtcatcctcttcatcctccATTCACCATCGCTGCCATAAAGACGTCCCGGGCCATGCTGTCGTTGTGTCAACGCAACAGTCTCCACCCCCTCCTTCCTCTCCTCCAGCCAGAAGAAGCCCAGCCCTCTCCAGCCCTTCTCGTAAAAGCCCTGCTCCTCCACCAGTGACTCCGCCCCGTAGAGGAGGAGTCCCAGTCTCCGTACTGAAAAGAAGCCCTCCCACCCCTGTTACCCCACCCCGAAAGGTGGGACGCAAGGtaaagaaggagaaagaagagGTAGAAGTGGCAGAGAAGCCCAAAGAGGAGACGGCTCCTATGGTGACGTTTGAGCAAGTGGTGAAAGAGGTGCAGCCgaaggaggaggatgaagagaaCGACAGAGAGGACGACAGTGGAGCGGAGGATAAGAGTGACCTCTCCAG tTCTCGTCGGCCACACATGCTCCCCCTCCTGTCCTCTCTCTCGTCACTGGTGCTCTATCTGCGGCGTCTCCAGCACTCtgcctttatctctctctctcgctcccctcaGTCTGCCGAGGCATGGCGTCTGCTCTGCCACTCGAGTCTCGCTCTTCTCATCCTCTACAACCGCCGCCGCGAGTGTGAGGCGTCCAAACTCACCATCTCAGAGTACCAGTCTCGGATTACTCCACAGCACCCTGTCCCTGTGCCCCCTGGTGCCCCTCCGGCTCTGACTCCTCTAGAGGCTTCATTGTCTCCCTTCGAAAGGCTCGTGCTGCCCCATTTGCCTCGTGTGGCTGTCCAGGGCAAGAGGGGGCGAGTTCAGCCCCTCATTCTGCCCCCGCACTCAGAAGCCTGCCTCGAACTTCTCCTCCAAACGAGATCTGGAGTCGGAGTGGACCCCCAGAACCCCTTCGTTTTCGCTCGTCCTTACCATTCTCCAGCGACTCCCCTCCGAGGAACGGATCTCCTCAGAAGTTTGGCGAAATCCAGCGGCACCCGCCACCCACGAGCTCTGACGCAAACTCGAGTCCGGAGACAGGTCGCCATCCTCACCCAGCTCCTGCTGCTCAGCGAGGGAGAAGAGGAAATCCTGCGAGGAGCCGCCACTCAGCGCCTCGAGAGCTTCCTCCAGAAAGAGTACCATGTGACCCAGAGCTGCGCTACCATTGGTCAAGACCCCGGGCTGATGGGACTGATTGGACGAGTGGTGCTGTGCGGAGAGAGGGACGGCGTTCTCTTCCGAGGCATGAGCCTCCATCACATCTGCTTGGAGTTGGACG TGCTGTCGGGGAACTCTGCGGACTCTCTGTCGGAGGAGTCAGAGGGAgagcaggagaaagagaagagtgaGTCTCCCACTATCATGGTTAAAAAGATGGTCACTAACAACAAGCCTCCTCGGCCCAAGAAGATGAGCCCTCCTTTCTGCCCCAACCGCAAGAGGAGCCCTGGACAGCCCaaaccag gtaaaAGGGGAGTTCTGAAACGCCCGTGGTCCGAAGCCGAACGAGCCGCTGTGGAGTCTCATCTGGTGCAGAATATTATGGAGTTACGAGTCCCTGCGAAAGCTGACTGTGAGCGGTGCCTGGAgcagtgccccctgctggtcaCCAACCGCCGTGACTGGCGAGCGATTAAATTCTACTGCCACAATCGCATCCAGCTGCTGAAGAAAACCCAGCAGAGAGAGAGTCCTCCCGCGCTGCCCGTCTGCTGA
- the ccdc149b gene encoding coiled-coil domain-containing protein 149-B isoform X1: MNPSRRSESDWQGLVNEFLVCKRKLESKKEALLILSKELDTCQQERDQFKLMANQLRERHQGLKKKYRELIDGDPTLPPEKRNQMNMAQLLRDSQEKNRRLSEELKELSQRLAEVQGDNKLLRMTIAKQRLGDEEVGVRHFPAHEREDLVQQLERAREQNEDLEHSLKAATDELQDVRAERKVYQEKAQRLNLEINHVLGCHDNRILDVDALCMENRYLHERFVQLQEEVNLLKSNLMKYKSALESKKNCKVYGKANSSALTGVLSAKQVQELLLSEENGCSLPVTPQSITDLKSLATALLETIHEKNMVIQHQRQTNKILGNRVAELEGKLKSLEVSGLWSLPGITYNVSVGLARGRDVIILSEQQRVQCPTGCSVPLKQASVGDEEVVTGEEVTEDTALSAAEDFPEPHHELKNHCKNTETEKHSFHTEINPGSSEEPGYEHDVPLFLDSEQNACCLERVSDHYEPQRLDSEEDVATHEDETPNTAQDALESPAEEGAAEDDDEVVLNSEQDPDIQGQSETDIVTASESPLPEPSAPETTEGLEKGETEQNIWRPDVEQTLNPEL, encoded by the exons TTCCTGGTGTGTAAGAGGAAGCTGGAGAGTAAGAAGGAGGCTCTGTTGATCCTGTCCAAAGAGCTGGACACCTGCCAGCAGGAGCGAGACCAGTTCAAACTGATGGCGAATCAGCTCCGAGAACGGCACCAGGGCCTGAAGAAGAAGTATAGAGAGCTCATA GACGGGGACCCGACTCTTCCTCCTGAAAAACGCAACCAG ATGAACATGGCTCAGCTGCTGCGAGACTCTCAGGAGAAGAACAGGAGACTGAGCGAGGAGCTGAAGGAGCTCAGTCAGAGACTAGCTGAGGTTCAGGGAGACAACAAG cTGCTGAGGATGACCATCGCTAAGCAGCGTCTCGGTGATGAAGAGGTGGGCGTGCGACACTTTCCGGCTCATGAGAGAGAGGACCTGGTCCAGCAGCTGGAGAGAGCTCGAGAGCAG AACGAGGATCTGGAGCACAGTCTGAAGGCGGCGACGGACGAGCTGCAGGACGTTCGAGCGGAGAGGAAAGTTTATCAGGAAAAAGCTCAGCGCCTCAACCTGGAGATCAACCACGTCCTCGGTTGCCATGACAACCGCATCCTGGACGTGGACGCTCTGTGCATGGAGAACAG ATATCTGCACGAACGCTTTGTGCAGCTTCAGGAAGAAGTCAACCTCCTGAAAAGTAATTTAATGAAGTATAAG agTGCTTTGGAGAGTAAGAAGAACTGTAAAGTTTACGGCAAGGCCAACAGCAGCGCTCTGACTGGGGTACTTTCAgccaaacaag TTCAGGAGCTGCTGTTGTCGGAGGAGAACGGCTGCAGTCTCCCGGTCACTcctcagtccatcacagacctGAAGTCTCTGGCCACAGCCCTCCTCGAGACCATCCACGAGAAGAACATGGTCATTCAGCACCAACGCCAGACCAACAA GATTCTGGGAAACAGAGTAGCAGAGCTGGAGGGCAAGCTGAAATCTCTGGAGGTTTCTGGGCTCTGGAGTCTCCCAG GCATCACCTACAACGTGTCCGTGGGATTAGCGA GAGGAAGAGATGTGATTATTCTGAGTGAACAACAGCGGGTTCAGTGCCCCACGGGGTGCTCGGTTCCGCTCAAGCAGGCATCTGTGG GAGACGAGGAGGTTGTGACGGGAGAGGAGGTGACTGAAGACACAGCTTTATCTGCTGCTGAGGATTTTCCAGAGCCACATCATGAGCTTAAAAatcactgtaaaaacacagagacagaaaaacacagcttcCACACAGAAATAAACCCGGGCTCCAGCGAAGAGCCCGGCTACGAGCACGACGTCCCGCTTTTCCTCGACTCGGAGCAGAACGCCTGCTGCTTGGAGAGAGTATCAGACCATTACGAGCCACAGAGACTAGACAGTGAGGAGGATGTGGCAACCCACGAGGATGAGACCCCGAACACAGCTCAGGATGCTTTAGAAAGTCCAGCAGAGGAAGGAGCAgcagaagatgatgatgaagtcGTCCTGAATTCTGAGCAGGATCCTGATATTCAGGGTCAGTCTGAGACTGATATCGTCACGGCTTCAGAATCACCGCTTCCCGAGCCGTCTGCGCCAGAGACTACAGAGGGTCTGGAAAAGggagaaacagaacagaacatctGGCGTCCAGACGTAGAGCAGACATTAAACCCAGAGCTGTGA
- the ccdc149b gene encoding coiled-coil domain-containing protein 149-B isoform X2, which produces MNPSRRSESDWQGLVNEFLVCKRKLESKKEALLILSKELDTCQQERDQFKLMANQLRERHQGLKKKYRELIDGDPTLPPEKRNQMNMAQLLRDSQEKNRRLSEELKELSQRLAEVQGDNKLLRMTIAKQRLGDEEVGVRHFPAHEREDLVQQLERAREQNEDLEHSLKAATDELQDVRAERKVYQEKAQRLNLEINHVLGCHDNRILDVDALCMENRYLHERFVQLQEEVNLLKSNLMKYKSALESKKNCKVYGKANSSALTGVLSAKQVQELLLSEENGCSLPVTPQSITDLKSLATALLETIHEKNMVIQHQRQTNKILGNRVAELEGKLKSLEVSGLWSLPGGRDVIILSEQQRVQCPTGCSVPLKQASVGDEEVVTGEEVTEDTALSAAEDFPEPHHELKNHCKNTETEKHSFHTEINPGSSEEPGYEHDVPLFLDSEQNACCLERVSDHYEPQRLDSEEDVATHEDETPNTAQDALESPAEEGAAEDDDEVVLNSEQDPDIQGQSETDIVTASESPLPEPSAPETTEGLEKGETEQNIWRPDVEQTLNPEL; this is translated from the exons TTCCTGGTGTGTAAGAGGAAGCTGGAGAGTAAGAAGGAGGCTCTGTTGATCCTGTCCAAAGAGCTGGACACCTGCCAGCAGGAGCGAGACCAGTTCAAACTGATGGCGAATCAGCTCCGAGAACGGCACCAGGGCCTGAAGAAGAAGTATAGAGAGCTCATA GACGGGGACCCGACTCTTCCTCCTGAAAAACGCAACCAG ATGAACATGGCTCAGCTGCTGCGAGACTCTCAGGAGAAGAACAGGAGACTGAGCGAGGAGCTGAAGGAGCTCAGTCAGAGACTAGCTGAGGTTCAGGGAGACAACAAG cTGCTGAGGATGACCATCGCTAAGCAGCGTCTCGGTGATGAAGAGGTGGGCGTGCGACACTTTCCGGCTCATGAGAGAGAGGACCTGGTCCAGCAGCTGGAGAGAGCTCGAGAGCAG AACGAGGATCTGGAGCACAGTCTGAAGGCGGCGACGGACGAGCTGCAGGACGTTCGAGCGGAGAGGAAAGTTTATCAGGAAAAAGCTCAGCGCCTCAACCTGGAGATCAACCACGTCCTCGGTTGCCATGACAACCGCATCCTGGACGTGGACGCTCTGTGCATGGAGAACAG ATATCTGCACGAACGCTTTGTGCAGCTTCAGGAAGAAGTCAACCTCCTGAAAAGTAATTTAATGAAGTATAAG agTGCTTTGGAGAGTAAGAAGAACTGTAAAGTTTACGGCAAGGCCAACAGCAGCGCTCTGACTGGGGTACTTTCAgccaaacaag TTCAGGAGCTGCTGTTGTCGGAGGAGAACGGCTGCAGTCTCCCGGTCACTcctcagtccatcacagacctGAAGTCTCTGGCCACAGCCCTCCTCGAGACCATCCACGAGAAGAACATGGTCATTCAGCACCAACGCCAGACCAACAA GATTCTGGGAAACAGAGTAGCAGAGCTGGAGGGCAAGCTGAAATCTCTGGAGGTTTCTGGGCTCTGGAGTCTCCCAG GAGGAAGAGATGTGATTATTCTGAGTGAACAACAGCGGGTTCAGTGCCCCACGGGGTGCTCGGTTCCGCTCAAGCAGGCATCTGTGG GAGACGAGGAGGTTGTGACGGGAGAGGAGGTGACTGAAGACACAGCTTTATCTGCTGCTGAGGATTTTCCAGAGCCACATCATGAGCTTAAAAatcactgtaaaaacacagagacagaaaaacacagcttcCACACAGAAATAAACCCGGGCTCCAGCGAAGAGCCCGGCTACGAGCACGACGTCCCGCTTTTCCTCGACTCGGAGCAGAACGCCTGCTGCTTGGAGAGAGTATCAGACCATTACGAGCCACAGAGACTAGACAGTGAGGAGGATGTGGCAACCCACGAGGATGAGACCCCGAACACAGCTCAGGATGCTTTAGAAAGTCCAGCAGAGGAAGGAGCAgcagaagatgatgatgaagtcGTCCTGAATTCTGAGCAGGATCCTGATATTCAGGGTCAGTCTGAGACTGATATCGTCACGGCTTCAGAATCACCGCTTCCCGAGCCGTCTGCGCCAGAGACTACAGAGGGTCTGGAAAAGggagaaacagaacagaacatctGGCGTCCAGACGTAGAGCAGACATTAAACCCAGAGCTGTGA